The genomic segment ATTAATGGGCTAATTAATTGTTTACTGTAGATTGTATATCTTAATTAAGATTGATCAATCTTTGTAAATCCGTAATAGCATTTTGGACACATTGACCGATATCGAGCATTTCCACCGATTTCTAATTGATTCCCAGAGGTTTCTTGCTTTCCGTTTGCGTCTAGTCTTGCGTTCATGGTCGCTTTGCGCCCACACAAGCAAATGGTTTTCATTTCTTCTAGATCATCCGCCAATGACAGCAGGTATATCGATCCCGGAAATGGTTCGCCGCGAAAATCGGTACGCAAACCATAGCAAATCACCGGCACCCCCAAGCGGTGAGCGACTTCGTGCAGCTGGCGAACATGTGCTGGCGTCAAAAACTGAGCCTCATCAATCAGTAAGCAATGTGGTGCATTTTCTGCAATGGTGCCAACAAATTCGGTTGTCTCGTCAAATAACTCGGCTTGCCTACTCACCCCTAAACGAGAGGCAATCGTGTCAACCCCAAAGCGATCATCAATTGCAGCGGTGAACAAACGTACACTCATGCCCCGCTCTTCATAATTGTGCGCAACTTGCAGCAAAATTGTAGATTTGCCGGCATTCATCGCCGAATATCGAAAATATAACTTAGCCATCTCTTAACTCTTATTGCTATTTCTGTCTTTCATTAGCGCAACATACGCCATTTACGTATGCGATTTTCATTCAAACAAATATCACCTTGTCAAGAGTAAATATGCGGTCTATACCGAAATTACCCCAGTTTTTGAGCGGAGTTTATCGTGACCGTCATCACCCCACGTCTGATTGTTGGATTAGCCCTACCTGCGATTGCAGGCGCGGCTGCGCTACTTATTGCAGCAAGCAATCAAGGGATCGCATTGTGGCTGGTGATTGCCTTTCTAGCAACCGCTGCTATCTCGGTTTTTGTGGTGGCATCGGCAATTAAGCACACCATCGAAGTCAATATCGCTCATTTGAAAATGAATGAGGTAACAGAAACAGCCACTCAGCCAGACAATAATTTACCGGAATTCTGCAAAGAAGTTTTACCTGTTTGGCGCGGCCAAGTATCAATGGTGAGCACCCATGCGGAATCGGCGATTAACCAATTAGCTGAGCGCTTTAATAGCATTTACCAACGTCTACAAACAACCATCAGCATGTCGAACGCGAGTGCGGGTGACAGCTTGGCAAGCTTGTTACAAGAAAGCAAAGCACATCTCGAAAGCATTATCACGCATTTGCAATCTACGCTTTCCCAAAAAGAAAGCCTGCTGCAAGAAATGTCCAAGCTATCTTCCATCACCGAATCACTTCAGCGCATGGGGGAGGAAGTTGGTGAAATTGCCAAACGCACTAACCTACTTGCGTTAAATGCAGCGATTGAAGCTGCGCGCGCAGGTGAAGCAGGCAGAGGTTTTGCAGTGGTGGCTGATGAAGTACGTAACTTATCCAACCTATCTGGCGAAACGGGTAAACGCATTAGCGAAACCGTTTCTACAGTGAATCAATCCATCATCGCGACCTACCAGATTTCTAAACAGTACAGCCAGCAAGATGAGCATACCGTTCGAGATAGCAGCCAAACCATTAACGATGTGATGCAGAAATTCGAAACGAGCGCTTACTTCCTAAAAGCAAATTCAGATGAGTTGGTTAGCACTAGCCAAAGCGTGAGTAATGAAGTGGCCGATATTTTGGTGGCCTTGCAATTCCAAGACCGCATTAGCCAGATGCTAGCGCACATTGGTTCGGATATTGAGCGCTTAGAAGGGGAAGTTAAGCGGTCCGACCAGTTACAGCTAGACACCAAAGCTTGGCTAAATCAGTTGAAATCAACCTACACCACCCCGGAACAACATGCGTTACACCACGGTGGTTCCGTTAGCAGTAATAAGCCACCCGAGAGTGAAATTACATTTTTCTAATATCGGTGAAGATAATTTTCATCACCAACATTGTCAGTAAATTGAGGAGCAAGACATGTCCAAGACCATTTTAATCGTGGATGACTCCGCCTCTCTTCGCCAAGTAGTCGGAATTGCACTCAAAGGGGCAGGCTATGAGGTCATAGAAGGCGTCGATGGAAGAGATGGATTGACCAAACTAGATGGTAGAAAAATTCATCTCATCATTAGTGATGTCAACATGCCCAATATGAACGGTATTGATTTTGTCAAAGCCGTTAAACAAAACCCGACATACCGCTTTACCCCCATCATTATGCTCACAACAGAAGCAGGGGAAGACAAGAAAAACGAAGGTCAAGCTGCAGGTGTACGCGCCTGGGTAGTAAAACCCTTCCAACCGAATCAGATGTTAAACGCTGTTTCTAAGCTGATTTTGCCTTAAGCCAATCATAAAAATAAGGGAGGCATAAAATGAGCACAACCATGGTGACGTTACCAGCAGAGCTGACCATCTTTACGGCGGCAGACTGTCATCAGATTTTATTGACTGCGTGCAAAGAAGGCTTGGCACTCACCGTCGACTTAGGAGAAGTTGGCGAGATTGATGGTGCTGGCTTACAGCTTCTGATTGCCACACGGCATCAGGCGATGAAGGATGGTCTTCAATTAACGTTTACCAATCATAGTGCGGCGGTGCTTTCTTTATTGGATTTATGTGATTTAGGTGGATTCTTTGGTGATCCAGTGATCATCTCCAAAGGAGAGTTAGCATGAATCTGGATGAAGCCCTACAGACGTTTATCTTAGAAAGTAGAGAACTCTTAGAGAGCATGGAAGAGGCGCTGCTAAAGCTTGAGCAGTCTGCAGATGAAGAATCTGTGAATGCCATCTTCCGTGCCGCCCATACCATTAAAGGATCAGCGGGTTTATTTGGCTTAGATCATATTGTTGCCTTTACGCATGTTGCAGAGAGCGTTCTGGATAAAGTGCGCTCTGGTCAGATTGGTATTGATAGCGACTTAGTGGCGCTATTTTTATCGGTTTCAGATCATCTAAATACCCTCATTGATAGCGTTGCGAACGATACAACTCTAGATGATGACACGCGTGCAGCAGAAGCCGAGTTACTCGTTCAGCTAGAAGCCCTAATGGGGGATGAGCGTGGTACATCTAGTGTGATTCCGCAAATGCCGGAAACGGGACATACCATCAAAGAGGACAACGGCCAAAGTGTCACGTCTGACAACTGGCATATTTCGTTGCGATTTGGTGAAGATGTGATGCGAAATGGGATGGACCCAACGTCTTTCCTGCGTTACCTCACGACATTTGGTGACATTCTCTCCATCATTACGATGACAGACCGTGTGCCAGCATTAGAAGACATGCAACCAGAAAGTAACTATCTAGGCTTTGAAATGAGCTTTCATAGTGGTGCCGATAAAGAAACCATTGAAGGCGCCTTCGAGTTTGTCTGGAATGATAGTGATATTCGTATCCTCCCTCCTCATAGCAAAGTCTCTGAATTCTTAGACATTATTAATAAGATGCCTCCAGAGCCGATGAAGCTCGGTGAGATGCTAGTGCAATGCGGTACGTTAACCGCACATGAGCTAGAAGTTATTTTGGCGATGCAAGAAAAACACCCGAGCACTAAGAAAATTGGGGAAATCTTGGTCGAGCAGCAAGTGGTAGAGCCAGAAGTAGTAGAAGCCGCACTGGTGAAACAAAAGCAACAGACCAAAGAAAGCAAGCAACCCGTAGAAGCCAGCATGATTCGGGTTGATGCCGCCAAACTCGATCAGCTCATTAATTTGGTGGGTGAGTTAATTATTGCAGGGGCAGGCACACAACTCGCCGCCCAAAAATCCAAAGCAATGGATTTACTCGAATCCACATTGATTTTGTCTCGTTTAGTCGAACAAGTGCGGGACTCTGCACTGAATCTTCGGATGATTGCGATTGGTGGCACCTTTAACCGCTTTAACCGCGTAGTCCGCGATGTGGGGCAAGAGTTAGGCAAAGATATTCGCCTACAAATTTATGGCGAAGATACCGAACTAGACAAAACCGTTGTGGAAAAAATTGGCGACCCGCTCACCCACTTAGTCCGCAATTCGATGGACCACGGTATTGAAGCTGAAGAGGTTCGGATTGCAAATGGGAAACCCGCTTTTGGCACCGTCATTCTAAACGCCTTTCATGATGCAGGCTTTATTGTGATTGAGGTATCAGATGATGGTGGCGGCCTTAATAAACAGCGCATCGTCAACAAAGCTATCGCCAAAGGGTTAATCCCAGAAAACCACACGCTAACAGACAAAGAAATCTTCAACCTGATTTTTGAACCTGGTTTTTCTACAGCAGAGCAATTAAGCAATTTGTCTGGCCGTGGCGTTGGCATGGATGTGGTGAAACGAAATATCACCGCGTTACGCGGCACGATTGATCTCGCTAGTGAAGAAGGCAAAGGCACCACCACTCGCATCCGCTTACCGCTAACACTGGCAATTATCGATGGTTTCATGATCGGGATTGGGAAGTCGACCTTTGTTGTACCACTGGAATCGGTGGTGGAATGCATCGAACTCAATCAGGTCTCTTTAGACAACAACGGCGATCACGACTATCTCAATCTACGCGGAGAAGTACTTCCCTTTATTCGCTTACGAGAAATGTTTGAAGTAGAAGAAGAGCCCGTTCGTCGTGAAAACGTGGTGGTCGTGCAGTTTGCAGGACAACGAGCAGGTTTAGTAGTCGATCACTTGATGGGGGAATTCCAAACGGTGATCAAACCCCTTGGAAAAGTGTTTAGCCATACCCGTGGCATTGGAGGATTTACGATTTTAGGCACCGGTGCAGTTGCGCTCATTCTGGATATTCCGGGCTTACTCGCACAAGTGTTGCAAAAACAAAATGCACAGAAACCAGCTGTTGCATTCATCACCAACAAGCCATCCGTTTAGTCACAGCGTAGTTAGCAACACCACAATTTGAGTACGTTTAATACGCTGCTTATTAGCAGCCATACCCGATCAAGTAAAGGGGGAGAGACAAAATGACCGTCGCTAAAAGAATGTTACTACTGGTGCTATCAGCCATTATCGGTATTGTATTAATGGCAGGTATTGCTCAAGTACAGATCAATCGCGTATTTGATAGCGCGAACTATGGCAACGAAAATACGGTGCCAAGTCTGGTTATATTGGACCAGTTCCGCAA from the Leeia speluncae genome contains:
- a CDS encoding thymidine kinase → MAKLYFRYSAMNAGKSTILLQVAHNYEERGMSVRLFTAAIDDRFGVDTIASRLGVSRQAELFDETTEFVGTIAENAPHCLLIDEAQFLTPAHVRQLHEVAHRLGVPVICYGLRTDFRGEPFPGSIYLLSLADDLEEMKTICLCGRKATMNARLDANGKQETSGNQLEIGGNARYRSMCPKCYYGFTKIDQS
- a CDS encoding response regulator is translated as MSKTILIVDDSASLRQVVGIALKGAGYEVIEGVDGRDGLTKLDGRKIHLIISDVNMPNMNGIDFVKAVKQNPTYRFTPIIMLTTEAGEDKKNEGQAAGVRAWVVKPFQPNQMLNAVSKLILP
- a CDS encoding STAS domain-containing protein — encoded protein: MSTTMVTLPAELTIFTAADCHQILLTACKEGLALTVDLGEVGEIDGAGLQLLIATRHQAMKDGLQLTFTNHSAAVLSLLDLCDLGGFFGDPVIISKGELA
- a CDS encoding chemotaxis protein CheA encodes the protein MNLDEALQTFILESRELLESMEEALLKLEQSADEESVNAIFRAAHTIKGSAGLFGLDHIVAFTHVAESVLDKVRSGQIGIDSDLVALFLSVSDHLNTLIDSVANDTTLDDDTRAAEAELLVQLEALMGDERGTSSVIPQMPETGHTIKEDNGQSVTSDNWHISLRFGEDVMRNGMDPTSFLRYLTTFGDILSIITMTDRVPALEDMQPESNYLGFEMSFHSGADKETIEGAFEFVWNDSDIRILPPHSKVSEFLDIINKMPPEPMKLGEMLVQCGTLTAHELEVILAMQEKHPSTKKIGEILVEQQVVEPEVVEAALVKQKQQTKESKQPVEASMIRVDAAKLDQLINLVGELIIAGAGTQLAAQKSKAMDLLESTLILSRLVEQVRDSALNLRMIAIGGTFNRFNRVVRDVGQELGKDIRLQIYGEDTELDKTVVEKIGDPLTHLVRNSMDHGIEAEEVRIANGKPAFGTVILNAFHDAGFIVIEVSDDGGGLNKQRIVNKAIAKGLIPENHTLTDKEIFNLIFEPGFSTAEQLSNLSGRGVGMDVVKRNITALRGTIDLASEEGKGTTTRIRLPLTLAIIDGFMIGIGKSTFVVPLESVVECIELNQVSLDNNGDHDYLNLRGEVLPFIRLREMFEVEEEPVRRENVVVVQFAGQRAGLVVDHLMGEFQTVIKPLGKVFSHTRGIGGFTILGTGAVALILDIPGLLAQVLQKQNAQKPAVAFITNKPSV